The following proteins are encoded in a genomic region of Neovison vison isolate M4711 chromosome 12, ASM_NN_V1, whole genome shotgun sequence:
- the TMBIM6 gene encoding bax inhibitor 1 gives MNIFDRKINFDALLKFSHITPSTQQHLKKVYASFALCMFVAAAGAYVHVVTHFLQAGLLSALGSLGLMIWLMTTPHSHETEQKRLGLLAGFAFLTGVGLGPALELCIAINPSILPTAFMGTAMIFTCFTLSALYARRRSYLFLGGVLMSAMSLMLLSSLGNLFFGSIWLFQANLYVGLVVMCGFVLFDTQLIIEKAENGDKDYIWHCVDLFLDFITLFRKLMMILAMNEKDKKKEKK, from the exons ATGAACATATTTGATCGGAAGATCAACTTTGATGCACTCTTAAAATTTTCCCACAT AACCCCATCGACACAGCAGCACCTGAAGAAGGTCTATGCCAGTTTTGCCCTCTGTATGTTTGTGGCGGCCGCGGGGGCCTATGTCCACGTGGTCACTCACTTCCTTCAG GCtggcctgctctctgccttgggctctctgggGTTGATGATCTGGCTGATGACAACGCCTCATAGCCATGAAACCGAGCAAAAAAGACTGGGACTTCTTGCTGGATTTGCTTTCCTTACAG GAGTTGGCCTGGGCCCTGCTCTGGAGCTGTGCATTGCCATCAACCCCAG CATTCTTCCCACCGCCTTCATGGGCACAGCAATGATCTTCACCTGCTTCACCCTGAGCGCCCTCTATGCCAGGCGCCGGAGCTACCTCTTTCTGGGAG GTGTCTTGATGTCAGCCATGAGCCTGATGCTCTTGTCTTCCCTGGGGAACCTTTTCTTTGGATCCATTTGGCTTTTCCAG GCAAACCTGTATGTGGGGCTGGTGGTCATGTGTGGCTTTGTCCTTTTTGATACTCAACTCATTATTGAAAAGGCTGAAAATGGAGATAAGGATTACATCTG GCACTGCGTTGACCTCTTCTTAGATTTCATTACTCTCTTCAGAAAACTCATGATGATCCTGGCTATGAATGAGAAG